A single genomic interval of Helianthus annuus cultivar XRQ/B chromosome 6, HanXRQr2.0-SUNRISE, whole genome shotgun sequence harbors:
- the LOC110888063 gene encoding uncharacterized protein LOC110888063, protein MQFSCCHDTHSIVSFVVLVSLLFTPIISSKDFREKNGTSIAGNKSKNMKLINAQLRKINKPFVKSIKSPDDDIIDCVLFHLQPAFDLPELREKISLIQVPELPKTHAKAGTNSEIKQLWHSKGESCPNGTIPIKRTTASDISIFKSAKKYSRKNLVSANYEHATGYVQGEFHGANAELNVWKPYISSNDFSRSQIWVLSYVGANLANSVEAGWERISIFNIIVNCLK, encoded by the exons ATGCAGTTTAGTTGTTGTCATGATACCCATTCTATTGTTTCTTTTGTTGTATTAGTTTCTTTGTTGTTTACCCCAATCATCTCCTCAAAGGATTTCCGAGAAAAGAATGGAACTTCCATCGCGGGCAACAAGTCGAAGAACATGAAGTTGATTAATGCCCAACTTCGAAAGATCAACAAGCCTTTTGTTAAGTCAATTAAG AGCCCAGATGATGACATAATAGACTGTGTTTTATTTCATCTTCAGCCAGCTTTTGATCTTCCCGAGTTAAGAGAAAAAATATCATTG ATTCAAGTACCAGAGTTACCAAAAACACATGCTAAAGCGGGAACGAACTCAGAAATCAAGCAGTTATGGCATTCAAAGGGTGAATCATGCCCAAATGGAACCATTCCAATTAAAAGAACAACTGCCAGTGACATTTCAATTTTCAAGTCAGCAAAAAAATATAGTAGAAAAAACCTTGTTTCTGCAAACTATGAG CATGCAACTGGATATGTACAGGGAGAATTCCATGGAGCAAATGCGGAATTAAATGTATGGAAACCATACATTTCTAGCAATGATTTTAGTCGTTCACAAATCTGGGTTTTGTCGTACGTTGGAGCTAATCTTGCAAACAGTGTTGAAGCTGGTTGGGAG AGAATTTCCATTTTCAATATAATTGTTAATTGCCTTAAatga